One genomic segment of Arthrobacter sp. Marseille-P9274 includes these proteins:
- a CDS encoding short-chain fatty acid transporter, whose product MNQTLPDVRPAEVKRAGAMQKIAGFFTELMRRYLPDPFVFAIILTILTVVLAITIEGQSFPDITAAWGEGFWSLLAFTTQMAVILAMGYVLANAPVVDRLLDTIVSRVEKPRTAVVVATLVGAIGSYLNWGFGLVIGGIVAKKLALHVKNVHYPLIIAAAYSGFTMYGLGLSATIPMVISTPGHPMEEQMGIISLAETIFSPFMLVTAAVVLVTLPVLNAMLHPKPGQPVKEIDRSQHAGAASKPVIVDDDASTIASKLNNSRVLAMAIGAFGMAYVVIHFVRGGAVDLNLINFFILFLGILLLGTPNAYLRQLNEGIKTISGIILQFPFYAGIMAIMAASGLVVTISAVFTNISTPETLPFWGLVSSWLINFFAPSGGGHWMVQGPFMIDAANAIGASLPQTAMSVMLGNAWNDLVQPFWILPALALSKLKLKDIMGYTVIMMFWVGIVYITAILAWGFLG is encoded by the coding sequence ATGAACCAAACCCTGCCCGACGTCCGGCCCGCAGAGGTAAAACGCGCCGGCGCGATGCAAAAGATCGCGGGATTCTTCACGGAGCTGATGCGCCGTTACCTGCCCGACCCTTTCGTCTTCGCCATCATCCTGACGATTCTGACGGTCGTCCTGGCCATCACTATCGAGGGCCAAAGCTTCCCCGATATAACCGCAGCATGGGGAGAGGGCTTCTGGTCCCTGCTGGCCTTCACCACCCAGATGGCAGTGATCCTGGCGATGGGCTACGTCCTGGCCAACGCACCGGTGGTCGACCGTTTGCTGGACACGATCGTTAGCCGCGTCGAAAAGCCGCGCACCGCCGTCGTCGTGGCCACCCTGGTCGGGGCCATCGGCTCCTATCTGAACTGGGGCTTCGGCCTGGTGATCGGCGGCATCGTCGCCAAAAAGCTGGCCCTCCACGTGAAGAACGTGCATTACCCGCTGATCATCGCCGCCGCCTACAGCGGCTTCACCATGTACGGGCTAGGCCTCTCGGCGACGATCCCCATGGTCATCTCCACACCGGGGCACCCCATGGAAGAGCAGATGGGCATCATCAGCCTGGCCGAGACGATCTTCTCCCCGTTCATGCTCGTCACCGCGGCCGTCGTCCTGGTCACCCTGCCGGTGCTTAACGCCATGCTGCACCCCAAGCCCGGCCAGCCGGTGAAAGAAATTGATCGTTCACAGCATGCCGGAGCCGCGTCCAAGCCGGTCATCGTGGATGACGACGCCAGCACCATCGCATCCAAGCTAAACAACAGCCGTGTCCTCGCCATGGCCATCGGCGCCTTCGGAATGGCCTACGTCGTGATCCACTTCGTGCGCGGCGGCGCCGTGGACCTGAACCTGATCAACTTCTTCATCCTCTTCCTCGGCATCCTGCTGCTGGGCACTCCCAACGCCTACCTGCGCCAACTCAACGAGGGCATCAAGACGATCTCCGGCATCATCCTCCAGTTCCCCTTCTACGCCGGAATCATGGCGATCATGGCGGCCTCCGGCCTCGTCGTGACCATCTCCGCGGTGTTCACGAACATCTCCACTCCGGAAACCCTGCCCTTCTGGGGCCTGGTCAGCTCCTGGCTGATCAACTTCTTCGCCCCCTCCGGCGGAGGTCACTGGATGGTCCAGGGCCCGTTCATGATCGACGCCGCCAACGCTATCGGTGCCTCACTCCCGCAGACAGCCATGTCGGTCATGCTCGGCAACGCCTGGAACGACCTGGTCCAGCCGTTCTGGATCCTGCCCGCACTGGCACTGTCCAAACTCAAGCTCAAGGACATCATGGGCTACACCGTGATCATGATGTTCTGGGTCGGCATCGTCTACATCACCGCCATCCTCGCCTGGGGCTTCCTGGGCTGA
- a CDS encoding AMP-binding protein yields the protein MTIELDVARVCFAADLAGHGDRPAVLTAGGTLTYRELADRVDDLAARLGPVRRLAVLEAGNDIDSLVAYLAALSAGHPLILVPADKPAALESVLAAYDPDVVLRPGGGEPVLQERREGTRHELHPELALMLSTSGSTGSPKLVRLSQENLQSNAEAIAAYLDIRPGDRAATTLPMSYCYGLSVINSHLLRGAALVLTDLSVVDPCFWELFRHQRATTFAAVPYTFELLERVGFADMDLPGLRYLTQAGGRLDPDTARRYRELGERRGWDLFVMYGQTEATARMAYLPPRLAAKNPGTIGIPVPGGAFRIDPVPGLEDGELVYTGPNVMLGYAQRPEDLALGRIVDELRTGDLARLRPSGMYEVVGRRSRFVKIVGLRIDLGQVEKILAGLGVTAAAAGSDRTLIVAVEGDHDPGLLGKVLAQRQGLPRAAVEVHAVADIPRLANGKVDYPAVLTLATPEPDPFEPAPEQVPAGPPEDVRTIFAEALDCDDVREADTFVSLGGDSLSYVAASVRLERALGYLPADWHVTPVGELAPRARPAATGRRRWFAPLETGVVLRALGIVAIIGTHAQLFHWPGMAHVLFAVAGFNFARFQLGGDRLPRLKRQARSLGRIIVSSVAFIAGAYVLTDRYGPENILLLNSFVGPETWSTRWDFWFVEMLVYVLVSVAALLAVPRVARAERRFPFAFPLVLAGVGLLTRFEILVLPAPNPAPVLWLFALGWAAARAPALPRPAPAGGVRRSTRSAFVPRLRSLAPRLTVSAFAALTVPGFFGEPSRDATILAGILLLTWLPALPVPAGFHRLLGVLAASSLYAYLTHWLVYPGLAPLSPALAVAASLAAGVAYWALSMRLMAMASRRMTRIRTRRSMPTA from the coding sequence GTGACTATTGAGCTGGATGTTGCCCGCGTCTGTTTCGCCGCCGATCTGGCGGGCCACGGCGACCGCCCCGCCGTTCTCACGGCGGGCGGGACGCTGACCTACCGCGAGCTGGCGGACCGGGTGGACGACCTCGCGGCCCGGCTGGGTCCGGTGCGGCGGCTCGCCGTGCTGGAGGCGGGCAACGACATCGATTCCCTCGTCGCGTACCTGGCGGCGCTGTCGGCGGGGCATCCGCTCATCCTCGTGCCGGCGGACAAGCCGGCGGCGCTCGAGTCGGTGCTGGCAGCCTACGATCCGGACGTGGTCCTGCGCCCCGGCGGCGGAGAGCCGGTGTTGCAGGAACGGCGGGAGGGCACGCGACACGAGCTTCATCCGGAACTGGCGCTGATGCTCAGCACCTCCGGCTCCACCGGCTCGCCCAAGCTGGTGCGCCTCTCGCAGGAGAACCTGCAGTCCAACGCCGAGGCGATCGCGGCGTACCTGGACATCCGGCCCGGTGACCGGGCAGCGACCACGCTGCCCATGTCCTACTGCTACGGCCTTTCGGTCATCAACAGCCACCTGCTGCGCGGCGCCGCACTGGTGCTCACCGATCTCTCCGTGGTGGACCCGTGCTTCTGGGAACTGTTCAGGCACCAGCGTGCGACGACGTTCGCCGCGGTTCCGTACACGTTCGAACTGCTGGAGCGGGTCGGGTTCGCGGACATGGACCTGCCCGGTCTGCGGTACCTCACCCAGGCCGGCGGCCGGCTTGATCCGGACACGGCGCGCCGCTACCGGGAGCTGGGCGAACGCCGCGGCTGGGACCTGTTCGTGATGTACGGGCAGACCGAGGCGACCGCGCGGATGGCGTACCTGCCGCCGCGGCTGGCGGCCAAGAACCCGGGAACGATCGGGATTCCGGTGCCGGGCGGGGCGTTCCGGATCGATCCGGTGCCCGGCCTGGAGGACGGGGAACTGGTGTACACCGGGCCGAACGTCATGCTCGGCTATGCGCAGCGGCCGGAGGATCTGGCCCTGGGGCGCATTGTCGACGAACTGCGCACCGGCGACCTGGCCCGGCTGCGCCCCTCCGGCATGTACGAGGTGGTCGGGCGGCGCAGTCGGTTCGTGAAGATCGTGGGGCTGCGGATCGATCTGGGCCAGGTGGAGAAAATCCTGGCCGGGCTCGGCGTGACGGCGGCCGCTGCCGGGTCGGACCGGACCCTGATCGTCGCCGTCGAGGGGGACCACGACCCGGGTCTGCTGGGCAAGGTCCTGGCCCAAAGGCAAGGGCTGCCGCGCGCCGCAGTGGAGGTGCACGCCGTCGCCGACATCCCCCGGCTGGCCAACGGGAAGGTGGACTATCCCGCGGTGCTGACGCTCGCGACGCCGGAACCGGACCCCTTCGAACCAGCACCGGAGCAGGTGCCCGCCGGGCCGCCGGAAGACGTCCGGACCATCTTCGCCGAGGCCCTGGACTGCGACGACGTGCGGGAGGCGGACACGTTCGTCTCGCTGGGCGGGGACTCGCTGTCATACGTGGCAGCGTCGGTCCGGCTCGAGCGGGCGCTCGGCTATCTGCCGGCGGACTGGCATGTCACGCCGGTGGGCGAACTCGCGCCCCGGGCTCGCCCGGCGGCGACAGGCCGGCGGCGATGGTTCGCGCCCCTGGAGACCGGCGTTGTCCTGCGCGCGCTCGGGATTGTCGCCATCATCGGCACGCACGCGCAGCTCTTCCACTGGCCGGGGATGGCGCACGTGCTCTTTGCCGTGGCCGGGTTTAACTTCGCCCGCTTTCAGCTCGGCGGCGACCGGCTCCCGAGGCTGAAGCGGCAGGCGCGCAGCCTCGGACGGATCATCGTGTCGAGCGTGGCCTTTATCGCCGGGGCGTATGTGCTCACCGACAGGTACGGTCCGGAGAATATCCTGCTGCTGAACTCCTTTGTGGGCCCGGAGACCTGGTCGACGCGCTGGGACTTCTGGTTCGTCGAGATGCTCGTGTACGTGCTGGTGTCCGTGGCGGCGCTGCTCGCTGTTCCCCGGGTGGCGCGGGCCGAGCGGCGCTTCCCGTTCGCCTTCCCGCTGGTGCTGGCCGGCGTCGGGCTGCTGACCCGGTTCGAGATCCTCGTCCTGCCCGCGCCGAACCCCGCCCCCGTCCTGTGGCTGTTCGCCCTCGGGTGGGCCGCTGCCCGCGCGCCTGCGCTCCCCCGGCCGGCACCCGCCGGCGGGGTACGGCGCTCCACCCGGTCCGCTTTTGTCCCCCGGTTGCGCAGCTTGGCCCCGCGGCTGACTGTCTCGGCCTTTGCCGCGCTGACCGTGCCCGGCTTCTTCGGCGAGCCCTCCCGCGACGCCACCATCCTCGCCGGCATCCTCCTGCTCACCTGGCTGCCGGCCCTCCCTGTTCCCGCCGGCTTCCACCGCCTGCTCGGCGTTCTCGCTGCCTCGTCCCTGTATGCGTACCTCACCCACTGGCTGGTCTACCCCGGCCTCGCCCCGCTAAGTCCCGCGCTGGCCGTCGCCGCCTCCCTGGCCGCAGGAGTCGCCTACTGGGCCCTGTCCATGCGCCTCATGGCCATGGCGTCCCGCCGGATGACACGGATCCGCACCCGCCGATCGATGCCAACCGCGTAA
- a CDS encoding glycosyltransferase, translating to MPSRTAPDRRHRSAGRGRDPSRHRHRNRAFGEGRGGYACFLGRMCPEKGIAQAITIAQAAEVPLKIAAKMREPEELRYFHAVAEPMLGPDEEFLGEVGGSDKYRLLGGAMALLNAVQWVEPFGLVMIEALAAGTPVVATPFGAAPEIIDHGRTGYLAQDPRDLARPLPQAALLDRRACRAAVEKRFSAHRMTTDHLNLYTALLAGPRPPWTSA from the coding sequence TTGCCATCTCGCACCGCGCCAGATCGCCGGCACCGGTCTGCGGGCCGCGGCCGTGATCCATCACGGCATCGACACCGCAACCGTGCTTTTGGAGAAGGCCGGGGCGGATATGCCTGTTTTCTGGGCAGGATGTGTCCGGAGAAGGGCATAGCGCAGGCCATCACCATTGCCCAGGCAGCGGAGGTGCCGCTGAAGATCGCCGCCAAAATGCGTGAACCGGAGGAACTGCGGTATTTCCACGCCGTCGCCGAACCCATGCTCGGGCCCGACGAGGAGTTCCTGGGCGAGGTTGGCGGCTCGGATAAGTACCGCCTGCTCGGCGGGGCCATGGCACTGCTGAACGCCGTCCAATGGGTCGAACCCTTCGGCCTGGTCATGATCGAAGCACTGGCCGCCGGAACACCGGTGGTCGCCACACCGTTCGGAGCCGCGCCGGAAATCATCGACCACGGCCGCACCGGCTACCTCGCCCAAGACCCCCGGGACCTGGCCCGGCCGTTGCCTCAAGCAGCCCTCCTGGACCGCCGCGCTTGCCGCGCCGCCGTCGAAAAACGCTTCAGCGCCCACCGAATGACAACCGATCACCTGAACCTCTATACCGCCCTGCTGGCCGGACCCCGACCCCCTTGGACTTCGGCCTGA
- the nrdF gene encoding class 1b ribonucleoside-diphosphate reductase subunit beta, whose protein sequence is MTEKVKLLHHVEAINWNRIQDEKDVEVWNRLVNNFWLPEKVPLSNDVQSWHTLTPAEQTLTMRVFTGLTLLDTIQGTVGAVSLIPDALTPHEEAVYTNIAFMESVHAKSYSSIFSTLCSTKEIDEAFRWSVENQNLQKKAQIITDYYYGDDPLKRKIASTLLESFLFYSGFYLPMYWSSRAKLTNTADLIRLIIRDEAVHGYYIGYKFQKGLELVDEAKRQELKDYTFELLYELYDNEVQYTHDLYDGVGLAEDVKKFLHYNANKALMNLGYEAMFPSTVTDVNPAILSALSPNADENHDFFSGSGSSYVIGKAVNTEDEDWDF, encoded by the coding sequence ATGACGGAGAAGGTCAAGCTCCTCCACCACGTTGAGGCCATCAACTGGAACCGCATCCAGGATGAGAAGGACGTGGAGGTCTGGAACCGGCTGGTCAACAACTTCTGGCTGCCGGAGAAGGTGCCGCTGTCCAATGACGTGCAGTCCTGGCACACGCTCACGCCCGCCGAGCAGACCCTCACCATGCGGGTGTTCACCGGCCTGACCCTGCTGGACACCATCCAGGGCACCGTCGGCGCCGTCAGCCTGATCCCGGATGCGCTGACCCCGCACGAGGAGGCGGTGTACACCAACATCGCCTTCATGGAGTCCGTGCACGCCAAGAGCTACTCCTCGATCTTCTCCACCCTGTGCTCCACCAAGGAGATCGACGAGGCCTTCCGCTGGTCCGTGGAGAACCAGAACCTGCAGAAGAAGGCGCAGATCATCACCGACTACTACTACGGTGACGACCCGCTCAAGCGCAAGATCGCCTCGACCCTGCTCGAGTCCTTCCTGTTCTACTCCGGCTTCTACCTGCCGATGTACTGGTCCTCGCGCGCCAAGCTGACCAACACCGCCGACCTGATCCGACTGATCATCCGGGACGAGGCCGTGCACGGCTACTACATCGGCTACAAGTTCCAGAAGGGCCTGGAGTTGGTGGACGAGGCCAAGCGGCAGGAGCTGAAGGACTACACCTTCGAGCTGCTCTACGAGCTGTACGACAACGAGGTCCAGTACACCCACGACCTGTACGACGGCGTGGGGCTGGCCGAGGACGTCAAGAAGTTCCTGCACTACAACGCCAACAAGGCCCTGATGAACCTGGGCTACGAGGCCATGTTCCCGTCCACCGTGACGGACGTGAACCCGGCCATTCTGTCGGCGCTGAGCCCGAACGCGGACGAGAACCACGACTTCTTCTCCGGCTCCGGCTCCTCGTATGTGATCGGCAAGGCCGTCAACACCGAAGACGAGGACTGGGACTTCTAG
- a CDS encoding DUF4352 domain-containing protein, producing MTRVLGDQEDHILTEPQDEPASPAPVGGAVLSRRQLGLLFGGGVAVIIGGASFGVVAKSAERSRTTAAVSFGSVRLLRAARLGRLSADGRPSPLAGKLALGRLEGTGKTLAAAPAPRDGIQLASAVDGHGHSGGFLPGSEWPMPLNLTWGDVVLLDVEVSNTSDQPRLFSPGQLRLKEQASGATITMQGSGRRPDTVAALTSEKFWISYLAPAGATAFSVEYTDPLQHEPAVLRVPRLRTVLERA from the coding sequence ATGACGCGAGTCCTTGGAGACCAGGAAGACCATATCTTGACGGAGCCGCAGGACGAGCCTGCGTCGCCCGCACCCGTGGGAGGGGCAGTTCTGAGCCGGCGACAGCTGGGCCTGCTGTTCGGCGGCGGCGTGGCCGTCATTATCGGCGGCGCGAGTTTCGGTGTCGTTGCCAAGTCGGCGGAACGGTCAAGGACCACCGCTGCAGTGTCCTTCGGCTCCGTGCGTTTGCTGCGTGCGGCGAGACTGGGCCGGCTGTCGGCCGACGGCCGGCCTTCGCCCCTAGCGGGCAAGCTGGCGCTGGGCAGACTCGAGGGCACGGGAAAGACGCTGGCGGCTGCGCCAGCCCCGCGGGACGGCATCCAGCTGGCCTCGGCCGTTGACGGCCACGGCCACTCGGGAGGTTTCCTGCCGGGCAGCGAGTGGCCGATGCCCTTGAACCTGACTTGGGGCGATGTAGTCCTGCTCGATGTGGAAGTCAGCAACACGTCCGACCAGCCGAGGCTGTTCTCACCCGGGCAGCTGCGGCTGAAGGAGCAAGCCAGCGGGGCCACCATCACGATGCAGGGCTCCGGCCGGCGGCCGGATACCGTCGCCGCACTGACGTCGGAAAAATTCTGGATCAGCTATCTGGCGCCGGCCGGAGCAACGGCGTTCTCGGTCGAATACACCGATCCGCTGCAGCACGAGCCGGCGGTTCTGCGGGTCCCCCGGCTCAGGACGGTACTGGAACGGGCCTGA
- a CDS encoding DUF4193 domain-containing protein — protein sequence MATDYDAPRTKDDDQGAQSLEALQASRAGAQTAVIDLDEADTAEGVDLPGADLSGEELVVTIVPPQQDEFTCMSCFLVRHRSQVAREKDGMKFCRDCEA from the coding sequence TTGGCTACCGACTACGACGCGCCGCGGACGAAAGACGACGACCAGGGCGCCCAGTCGCTGGAGGCTTTGCAGGCAAGCCGGGCAGGTGCCCAGACCGCGGTCATCGACCTCGACGAGGCCGACACCGCCGAAGGCGTTGACCTTCCCGGGGCGGATCTGTCCGGCGAAGAGCTGGTCGTCACGATCGTTCCGCCGCAGCAGGACGAGTTCACCTGCATGTCCTGCTTCCTGGTCCGCCACCGCTCCCAGGTCGCCCGGGAGAAGGACGGCATGAAGTTCTGCCGCGACTGCGAAGCCTGA
- a CDS encoding PAS domain-containing sensor histidine kinase, which produces MARDVTSPSGGLLDYEDFFNHAPVGHMVAAPDGTILALNDTIESWTGIPLEKLVGTPCCRCFPKEDYDRFMASLTTTGQARGIVELLGQPWGPRPVVLSAVRREGKDGLPELDHIVLSEAISGLGTDRQGKPLQTGVPAIEVGSAEQELRRNEALLQAVLDTVGVGVAVIDAEGQPLLQNRAFSAIVRHASPGNTAEAEEADLLVFGPDGITPIPPERRFLPRLSEGESFSEELIWIGGEKDRRALSVTGRSTRNDAFEGSVIAFDDITQLATALAAKNQFVDTISHELRTPLTSIMGYLHLALDENLPPHLRRSLETAMRNSERLLQLVTDLLSVASGTGEPEKQDADVSEMITSRIRAVAPRAEARHIRIVHDCPERLPAFIDPQGMARVLDNLLSNAVKFSHPGAQVTVQAFRTGQNIIVRVIDTGIGMSEDEQREIFDTFFRSSRAIKAAIPGAGLGLSISKAIIEAQHGMMTVTSSPGQGSTVTVILPDNNTAERR; this is translated from the coding sequence ATGGCCCGCGACGTGACCTCGCCGAGTGGCGGTCTACTGGACTATGAGGACTTCTTCAACCACGCCCCCGTCGGGCATATGGTAGCCGCCCCGGACGGAACCATTCTCGCGCTCAACGACACGATCGAGAGCTGGACAGGAATTCCCCTTGAAAAGCTGGTGGGAACACCTTGTTGCAGGTGTTTCCCTAAAGAGGATTATGACCGGTTCATGGCCAGTCTTACGACGACCGGGCAGGCCCGCGGAATCGTGGAGCTACTCGGTCAGCCATGGGGCCCGCGACCCGTCGTGCTCTCGGCAGTGCGCAGAGAGGGCAAGGACGGGCTCCCGGAGCTGGACCACATCGTCCTCTCTGAAGCGATATCCGGTCTCGGTACCGACAGGCAGGGGAAACCCCTGCAGACTGGAGTGCCGGCAATCGAAGTAGGCAGTGCGGAGCAGGAACTCCGCCGGAACGAAGCACTGCTCCAGGCGGTGCTCGATACTGTCGGTGTAGGTGTGGCCGTCATCGACGCCGAAGGTCAGCCGTTGCTTCAAAACAGAGCGTTCTCCGCCATCGTCCGGCACGCTTCCCCCGGGAATACAGCCGAAGCCGAAGAAGCCGACCTACTGGTTTTCGGACCTGATGGCATAACGCCTATCCCGCCGGAGAGACGGTTCCTGCCGCGCCTGTCCGAGGGAGAGTCCTTCTCAGAAGAACTGATCTGGATCGGCGGTGAAAAGGACCGGCGTGCGCTCAGTGTCACCGGTCGCTCAACCCGCAACGACGCCTTCGAAGGATCTGTAATCGCCTTCGATGACATTACCCAACTGGCCACGGCCCTGGCAGCCAAAAACCAGTTCGTCGATACTATCTCCCACGAATTACGGACCCCGCTGACGTCCATCATGGGTTACCTGCACCTTGCCCTCGACGAAAACCTTCCCCCGCATTTGCGCCGGTCCCTCGAGACCGCCATGAGAAACAGCGAACGGCTCCTGCAGCTGGTCACCGACCTTCTCTCCGTGGCAAGCGGAACAGGAGAGCCGGAAAAGCAGGATGCAGACGTCAGCGAGATGATCACTTCAAGGATTCGTGCGGTCGCCCCGCGGGCGGAGGCCCGGCATATTCGAATCGTCCACGACTGCCCGGAGCGTCTGCCCGCGTTCATTGACCCGCAGGGCATGGCCCGCGTGCTGGATAATCTCCTGTCCAACGCGGTCAAGTTCTCCCACCCCGGGGCGCAAGTGACAGTCCAGGCCTTCCGCACAGGGCAGAACATCATCGTCCGCGTCATCGACACCGGCATCGGTATGTCCGAAGACGAACAGCGCGAAATCTTCGATACGTTCTTTCGCTCATCCCGGGCCATCAAAGCCGCCATTCCCGGCGCCGGATTGGGACTTAGCATCTCAAAGGCCATCATTGAAGCTCAGCACGGAATGATGACTGTCACCAGCTCCCCCGGACAGGGCAGCACAGTCACCGTGATACTGCCGGACAACAACACAGCCGAACGCCGATAA
- a CDS encoding LysR family transcriptional regulator — protein sequence MDLKYLQAFSVLAEELHFGRAADRLGVAQPQLSVWIRRLERELGVELFDRSNRAVRLTAAGEAVREPVRRTLLAMQMVKRVALLGESGIVGQVRIGYPGASSRSVLPQLTRAVRSRHPGIDLKLQSQVYGGSAPAQVAAGAIDIGFSRLPVHNKDVNVRIFTYERIVAALPADHRLASAPTVRLQDLAVQPFVSFPATQGSTVRDAVTRLTGEAGFEPRILQEAPDSHAILGLVAAGVGVTLTVSSVQHIQFPGLVYRDLAGEATYLASVVVWPRHNVSRPAQAVLDVMEQIMPTPEKPRGRVLP from the coding sequence GTGGACCTGAAATACCTGCAGGCCTTCTCCGTGCTTGCAGAGGAACTCCACTTCGGCCGGGCCGCCGACCGGCTGGGCGTTGCCCAGCCCCAGCTCAGTGTCTGGATCCGCCGGCTGGAACGGGAACTCGGCGTTGAGCTCTTCGACCGCAGCAACCGTGCTGTTCGGCTCACCGCGGCGGGGGAAGCGGTCCGCGAACCCGTCCGGCGCACGCTGCTGGCGATGCAGATGGTCAAACGCGTCGCGCTGCTGGGCGAATCCGGCATTGTCGGCCAGGTGAGGATCGGGTATCCCGGCGCCAGCAGCCGGAGCGTCCTACCGCAGCTGACCCGGGCCGTACGCTCGAGGCACCCTGGCATCGACCTGAAACTCCAGTCCCAGGTCTACGGCGGATCCGCTCCGGCCCAGGTCGCGGCGGGCGCTATCGACATCGGCTTCTCCCGCCTGCCCGTCCACAACAAAGACGTGAACGTCCGCATCTTTACCTACGAACGCATCGTCGCGGCCCTGCCCGCGGACCACAGGCTGGCGTCGGCGCCGACAGTCCGCCTCCAGGACCTGGCAGTCCAGCCGTTCGTCAGCTTTCCCGCAACTCAAGGCTCTACCGTTCGGGATGCCGTCACGCGGCTGACCGGGGAGGCAGGCTTTGAACCCCGGATCCTCCAGGAAGCTCCTGATTCCCACGCCATCCTCGGCTTGGTCGCCGCCGGCGTCGGCGTCACCCTCACGGTCTCCTCGGTCCAGCACATCCAGTTCCCCGGTCTGGTCTACCGCGACCTCGCGGGCGAGGCCACCTATCTGGCCTCCGTCGTTGTTTGGCCCAGGCACAACGTAAGCCGGCCCGCACAAGCCGTGCTGGACGTCATGGAGCAAATCATGCCCACCCCCGAGAAGCCACGGGGCCGGGTCTTACCCTAA
- the catC gene encoding muconolactone Delta-isomerase codes for MQFLVRMDVNLPTDMPEHKAAEIKAVEKDYSQSLQRAGKWVSIWRVVGEYANYSVFEAESNDELHEMISQLPLFPYMDIEVIPLAKHPSSIH; via the coding sequence ATGCAGTTTCTGGTCCGCATGGACGTCAACCTGCCCACCGACATGCCCGAACACAAGGCAGCCGAAATCAAGGCCGTCGAGAAGGACTACTCGCAGAGCCTTCAACGTGCAGGCAAATGGGTCAGCATCTGGCGGGTGGTCGGCGAGTACGCCAACTACTCAGTCTTCGAGGCCGAGAGCAACGACGAACTCCACGAGATGATCTCGCAGCTCCCCCTGTTCCCCTACATGGACATCGAGGTCATCCCGCTGGCCAAGCACCCCTCGTCCATCCACTAA